In Musa acuminata AAA Group cultivar baxijiao chromosome BXJ2-3, Cavendish_Baxijiao_AAA, whole genome shotgun sequence, the following proteins share a genomic window:
- the LOC135608319 gene encoding uncharacterized protein LOC135608319 — protein sequence MNDPSQMMNRGFGIWPPPADDPMGFPPLPRPPPFAAGAGGGKPSRMNWKGKKVADKRKKADGGVVGPAGGGVSGYNPLGLGEHQFQNRAKARRFYPKKKFVRFAPFAPRNTTSFIMRAKKAGGIASLVSPCPVTPTILPTPSFSPTREGLVDMAKEEWGVDGYGSMKGLIRLRSPNGYEIRAGGGEEEDELDEVSSDSDVDQYLDQQHQEVERRLDHDVSRFEMVYPGEEHGSGATACLLENRVDNQDTHIARLEEENFMLKERLFLMEREMGDLRRRLQLLETRCHLGEEHHKDSGDGNNRDVRNENRSTNEEASENEEGGDVCSDRIAEDCHESGGIPMPE from the coding sequence ATGAATGATCCGTCCCAGATGATGAACCGGGGCTTCGGAATCTGGCCGCCTCCGGCGGATGATCCGATGGGCTTCCCGCCCCTGCCCCGTCCGCCGCCGTTCGCTGCCGGCGCTGGGGGTGGTAAACCGAGCCGGATGAACTGGAAGGGGAAGAAGGTCGCCGACAAGCGGAAGAAGGCTGACGGGGGAGTCGTCGGCCCGGCTGGCGGCGGCGTCTCCGGCTACAACCCCCTCGGCCTCGGCGAGCACCAGTTCCAGAACCGCGCCAAGGCCCGAAGGTTCTATCCCAAGAAGAAGTTCGTGCGCTTTGCCCCTTTCGCTCCCCGGAACACGACCTCCTTCATCATGCGCGCCAAGAAGGCCGGCGGGATCGCGTCGTTGGTGTCGCCGTGCCCAGTTACGCCGACGATCCTCCCGACGCCCAGCTTCTCTCCGACCCGTGAGGGCCTCGTCGACATGGCCAAGGAGGAGTGGGGCGTCGACGGGTACGGTTCGATGAAGGGCCTGATCCGGCTCCGCTCGCCCAACGGCTACGAGATCCGGGCGGGAGgcggggaggaggaggacgagctcGACGAAGTGTCGAGCGACAGCGATGTTGACCAGTACCTGGATCAGCAGCACCAAGAAGTCGAGCGGCGTCTGGACCATGATGTGAGCCGGTTCGAGATGGTGTACCCCGGGGAGGAACACGGGTCGGGCGCCACTGCCTGTTTGCTGGAGAACAGGGTGGATAACCAGGACACTCACATTGCGAGGCTGGAGGAAGAGAACTTTATGCTAAAGGAGAGGCTTTTCCTGATGGAGAGGGAGATGGGAGACCTCAGGAGGAGGCTGCAATTGCTGGAGACTAGGTGCCACCTGGGGGAGGAACACCATAAGGATAGCGGCGATGGTAACAATAGGGACGTCAGGAATGAAAACAGGAGCACTAATGAGGAGGCTTCAGAGAACGAGGAGGGCGGGGATGTGTGTTCCGACAGGATTGCTGAAGACTGTCATGAGAGTGGCGGCATCCCGATGCCCGAGTGA
- the LOC135586735 gene encoding glutamate receptor 3.1-like isoform X2 has translation MILALFPLFFCLFSSTSGATKSVSPRPAVVHVGAIFTFNSTIGRVAKVAIDAAKQDVNSDPTVLRGTRLDITMRNTNCSGFFGMMEALQFMETDTVAIVGPQCSTIAHVISHLANELHVPLLSFSATDPTLTALEYPYFVRTSQSDLFQMAAIAKIVDYYQWRQVIAIYVDDDNGRNGVAALGDKLAERRCMLSYKARLSPVATRSDVTDLLVKVALMESRVIVLHSNQDYGPMILSVAHYLDMMTNGYVWIATDWLSSLLDSKAPLAPDTMDTMQGVLTLRQHTADSKRKSNFVSRWSNLTKEEDDGNFRLHSYGLYAYDTVWMLAKAIDAFFDDRGIISFSNDSKLHDVQGGTLHLEAMSVFNGGQLLLEKVQNTNFAGLTGVLRYDSDGNLIHPAYDIINVIGTGSRTIGYWSNYSGLSIVPPETLYSKPANASPANDLLYSVIWPGETTTKPRGWVFPNNGKELKIVVPNRVSYQEFVSKSPHTGIVKGYCIDVFTAAVNLLPYAVPFKLIPFGNGHANPSYGELVNMVATGVFDAAVGDIAIVTNRTKIVDFTQPYIESGLVILAPIRKYKSSAWAFLQPFTLEMWCVTGFFFMVIGSVVWILEHRMNDEFRGPPRQQVATVFWFSFSTLFFAHRENTVSTLGRGVLIIWLFVVLIIQSSYTASLTSILTVQQLSSPIKGIDSLIASDEHIGFQVGSFAENYMVEELSIPRSRLKALGSREEYAKALELGPDNGGVAAIVDERAYVELFLSTNCNFAIVGSEFTKSGWGFVFPRDSPLAVDMSTAILTLSENGDLQRIHDKWLTRAACISETDEIDSQRLHLSSFWGLFLICGTSCFLALLIYLIFVLRQYIKHAPVDKHDSSSGQTPRSGFSLQKFFSFASGKEEDVRSRSKQGEMQKPTINATVDVET, from the exons ATGATTTTGGCTCTGTTTCCTCTCTTCTTTTGCCTTTTCTCGAGCACCAGCGGTGCAACAAAGAGCGTCTCTCCGAGGCCTGCCGTTGTGCACGTTGGGGCTATTTTCACGTTCAACTCGACCATTGGAAGAGTCGCAAAGGTCGCCATTGATGCCGCAAAGCAGGATGTCAACTCCGACCCAACTGTTCTTCGAGGCACAAGGTTGGATATCACGATGAGGAATACCAACTGCAGCGGGTTCTTCGGCATGATGGAAG CTCTGCAATTTATGGAGACTGATACTGTTGCGATAGTTGGGCCACAGTGTTCGACCATTGCTCATGTCATTTCCCATCTTGCCAACGAGCTCCATGTCCCTTTGCTCTCGTTCTCAGCAACAGATCCAACTCTTACTGCGCTCGAGTACCCTTACTTTGTTCGGACCTCACAAAGCGATCTGTTTCAGATGGCTGCCATTGCTAAGATAGTAGACTATTACCAGTGGAGACAGGTGATTGCCATCTACGTTGATGATGACAATGGTAGGAATGGAGTAGCTGCATTAGGCGATAAACTTGCAGAGAGGCGCTGCATGTTATCTTACAAAGCTCGGCTGTCGCCTGTAGCCACAAGGAGTGATGTCACAGATTTACTGGTCAAGGTTGCATTGATGGAGTCTCGTGTTATCGTCTTGCATTCGAATCAAGATTATGGTCCCATGATTCTTTCTGTGGCACATTATCTTGACATGATGACGAATGGGTATGTTTGGATTGCAACAGACTGGCTTTCTTCTCTGCTGGATTCTAAAGCCCCCCTTGCCCCTGATACAATGGACACAATGCAAGGGGTTCTTACACTGCGTCAGCACACAGCTGATTCAAAGAGGAAGAGTAACTTCGTTTCTAGGTGGAGCAACTTGACCAAAGAAGAGGATGATGGAAACTTTCGGCTTCACTCATATGGCTTATATGCTTATGACACTGTGTGGATGTTGGCTAAAGCAATTGATGCCTTCTTTGATGACCGCGGAATCATTTCATTCTCTAAtgattcaaaattgcatgatgtacAGGGAGGGACTCTTCACCTTGAGGCAATGAGTGTCTTTAATGGAGGACAACTTCTTCTGGAAAAGGTCCAAAACACAAATTTTGCAGGTCTAACTGGAGTGCTTCGGTATGATTCCGATGGAAATCTCATTCATCCTGCATATGATATCATAAATGTAATTGGAACAGGGTCAAGAACTATTGGTTATTGGTCCAACTACTCTGGGTTATCAATTGTGCCTCCTGAAACCCTATATTCGAAGCCGGCTAATGCTTCCCCTGCAAATGATCTGCTCTACAGTGTCATCTGGCCTGGGGAAACAACAACAAAGCCTCGAGGATGGGTCTTCCCTAACAATGGTAAAGAGCTGAAGATTGTTGTCCCAAACAGAGTCAGTTATCAGGAATTTGTCTCAAAATCACCACATACAGGCATTGTCAAGGGTTACTGCATTGATGTGTTTACTGCTGCTGTCAACTTACTGCCCTACGCTGTTCCTTTTAAGCTGATACCATTTGGCAATGGTCATGCTAATCCTAGTTACGGTGAACTTGTGAATATGGTTGCGACAGGG GTATTTGATGCTGCCGTAGGTGACATCGCCATTGTTACTAATCGCACAAAGATTGTTGATTTTACACAGCCATACATCGAGTCTGGGCTTGTTATTCTAGCCCCCATTAGAAAATACAAATCGAGTGCTTGGGCATTCTTGCAGCCTTTTACTCTGGAGATGTGGTGTGTCACAGGCTTCTTCTTTATGGTAATAGGATCTGTGGTGTGGATCCTTGAGCACAGGATGAATGACGAATTTCGTGGTCCACCACGACAACAAGTAGCTACAGTCTTCTG GTTCAGCTTTTCAACTTTGTTTTTTGCACACA GAGAAAACACCGTGAGCACTCTAGGACGAGGAGTGCTAATAATATGGCTTTTTGTGGTTCTGATTATCCAGTCTAGCTACACTGCAAGCTTGACATCAATCCTAACAGTGCAACAACTCTCATCTCCTATAAAAGGAATTGACAGCTTGATAGCTAGTGATGAACATATAGGGTTTCAAGTAGGTTCATTTGCTGAAAATTATATGGTTGAGGAGCTCAGCATTCCAAGATCCAGGCTTAAAGCCCTTGGATCACGAGAAGAGTATGCAAAAGCTCTTGAACTGGGGCCTGACAATGGGGGTGTTGCTGCCATCGTAGATGAGCGTGCCTATGTTGAGCTCTTCTTATCGACAAATTGCAATTTTGCGATTGTTGGTTCAGAATTTACCAAAAGTGGCTGGGGCTTT GTGTTCCCAAGGGACTCTCCATTAGCTGTTGACATGTCAACTGCGATACTTACCTTATCCGAGAATGGAGATCTCCAGAGGATCCATGACAAATGGTTAACAAGGGCTGCTTGCATATCTGAAACTGATGAAATTGACTCTCAAAGGCTTCATCTTAGCAGCTTCTGGGGATTGTTTCTCATATGTGGAACGTCATGCTTCTTGGCTCTCCTCATATACTTGATTTTCGTGTTACGCCAGTATATCAAGCATGCTCCAGTGGACAAACATGACTCTTCCAGCGGCCAAACGCCTCGATCAGGATTCAGCCTTCAGAAGTTCTTCTCGTTTGCTAGCGGCAAGGAAGAAGATGTCAGGAGCCGATCCAAGCAAGGAGAAATGCAGAAGCCAACCATCAATGCCACTGTTGATGTTGAAACTTAA
- the LOC135586735 gene encoding glutamate receptor 3.1-like isoform X1, translating into MEPQRDCPGSQRIEPTGNSVEHKAVTVHSKTALRSSSRCIDMILALFPLFFCLFSSTSGATKSVSPRPAVVHVGAIFTFNSTIGRVAKVAIDAAKQDVNSDPTVLRGTRLDITMRNTNCSGFFGMMEALQFMETDTVAIVGPQCSTIAHVISHLANELHVPLLSFSATDPTLTALEYPYFVRTSQSDLFQMAAIAKIVDYYQWRQVIAIYVDDDNGRNGVAALGDKLAERRCMLSYKARLSPVATRSDVTDLLVKVALMESRVIVLHSNQDYGPMILSVAHYLDMMTNGYVWIATDWLSSLLDSKAPLAPDTMDTMQGVLTLRQHTADSKRKSNFVSRWSNLTKEEDDGNFRLHSYGLYAYDTVWMLAKAIDAFFDDRGIISFSNDSKLHDVQGGTLHLEAMSVFNGGQLLLEKVQNTNFAGLTGVLRYDSDGNLIHPAYDIINVIGTGSRTIGYWSNYSGLSIVPPETLYSKPANASPANDLLYSVIWPGETTTKPRGWVFPNNGKELKIVVPNRVSYQEFVSKSPHTGIVKGYCIDVFTAAVNLLPYAVPFKLIPFGNGHANPSYGELVNMVATGVFDAAVGDIAIVTNRTKIVDFTQPYIESGLVILAPIRKYKSSAWAFLQPFTLEMWCVTGFFFMVIGSVVWILEHRMNDEFRGPPRQQVATVFWFSFSTLFFAHRENTVSTLGRGVLIIWLFVVLIIQSSYTASLTSILTVQQLSSPIKGIDSLIASDEHIGFQVGSFAENYMVEELSIPRSRLKALGSREEYAKALELGPDNGGVAAIVDERAYVELFLSTNCNFAIVGSEFTKSGWGFVFPRDSPLAVDMSTAILTLSENGDLQRIHDKWLTRAACISETDEIDSQRLHLSSFWGLFLICGTSCFLALLIYLIFVLRQYIKHAPVDKHDSSSGQTPRSGFSLQKFFSFASGKEEDVRSRSKQGEMQKPTINATVDVET; encoded by the exons ATGGAGCCTCAAAGAGACTGCCCCGGTTCACA AAGAATCGAGCCGACGGGAAACTCTGTGGAGCATAAAGCCGTAACAGTTCACAGCAAAACCG CTTTGAGAAGCAGCAGTCGTTGCATCGACATGATTTTGGCTCTGTTTCCTCTCTTCTTTTGCCTTTTCTCGAGCACCAGCGGTGCAACAAAGAGCGTCTCTCCGAGGCCTGCCGTTGTGCACGTTGGGGCTATTTTCACGTTCAACTCGACCATTGGAAGAGTCGCAAAGGTCGCCATTGATGCCGCAAAGCAGGATGTCAACTCCGACCCAACTGTTCTTCGAGGCACAAGGTTGGATATCACGATGAGGAATACCAACTGCAGCGGGTTCTTCGGCATGATGGAAG CTCTGCAATTTATGGAGACTGATACTGTTGCGATAGTTGGGCCACAGTGTTCGACCATTGCTCATGTCATTTCCCATCTTGCCAACGAGCTCCATGTCCCTTTGCTCTCGTTCTCAGCAACAGATCCAACTCTTACTGCGCTCGAGTACCCTTACTTTGTTCGGACCTCACAAAGCGATCTGTTTCAGATGGCTGCCATTGCTAAGATAGTAGACTATTACCAGTGGAGACAGGTGATTGCCATCTACGTTGATGATGACAATGGTAGGAATGGAGTAGCTGCATTAGGCGATAAACTTGCAGAGAGGCGCTGCATGTTATCTTACAAAGCTCGGCTGTCGCCTGTAGCCACAAGGAGTGATGTCACAGATTTACTGGTCAAGGTTGCATTGATGGAGTCTCGTGTTATCGTCTTGCATTCGAATCAAGATTATGGTCCCATGATTCTTTCTGTGGCACATTATCTTGACATGATGACGAATGGGTATGTTTGGATTGCAACAGACTGGCTTTCTTCTCTGCTGGATTCTAAAGCCCCCCTTGCCCCTGATACAATGGACACAATGCAAGGGGTTCTTACACTGCGTCAGCACACAGCTGATTCAAAGAGGAAGAGTAACTTCGTTTCTAGGTGGAGCAACTTGACCAAAGAAGAGGATGATGGAAACTTTCGGCTTCACTCATATGGCTTATATGCTTATGACACTGTGTGGATGTTGGCTAAAGCAATTGATGCCTTCTTTGATGACCGCGGAATCATTTCATTCTCTAAtgattcaaaattgcatgatgtacAGGGAGGGACTCTTCACCTTGAGGCAATGAGTGTCTTTAATGGAGGACAACTTCTTCTGGAAAAGGTCCAAAACACAAATTTTGCAGGTCTAACTGGAGTGCTTCGGTATGATTCCGATGGAAATCTCATTCATCCTGCATATGATATCATAAATGTAATTGGAACAGGGTCAAGAACTATTGGTTATTGGTCCAACTACTCTGGGTTATCAATTGTGCCTCCTGAAACCCTATATTCGAAGCCGGCTAATGCTTCCCCTGCAAATGATCTGCTCTACAGTGTCATCTGGCCTGGGGAAACAACAACAAAGCCTCGAGGATGGGTCTTCCCTAACAATGGTAAAGAGCTGAAGATTGTTGTCCCAAACAGAGTCAGTTATCAGGAATTTGTCTCAAAATCACCACATACAGGCATTGTCAAGGGTTACTGCATTGATGTGTTTACTGCTGCTGTCAACTTACTGCCCTACGCTGTTCCTTTTAAGCTGATACCATTTGGCAATGGTCATGCTAATCCTAGTTACGGTGAACTTGTGAATATGGTTGCGACAGGG GTATTTGATGCTGCCGTAGGTGACATCGCCATTGTTACTAATCGCACAAAGATTGTTGATTTTACACAGCCATACATCGAGTCTGGGCTTGTTATTCTAGCCCCCATTAGAAAATACAAATCGAGTGCTTGGGCATTCTTGCAGCCTTTTACTCTGGAGATGTGGTGTGTCACAGGCTTCTTCTTTATGGTAATAGGATCTGTGGTGTGGATCCTTGAGCACAGGATGAATGACGAATTTCGTGGTCCACCACGACAACAAGTAGCTACAGTCTTCTG GTTCAGCTTTTCAACTTTGTTTTTTGCACACA GAGAAAACACCGTGAGCACTCTAGGACGAGGAGTGCTAATAATATGGCTTTTTGTGGTTCTGATTATCCAGTCTAGCTACACTGCAAGCTTGACATCAATCCTAACAGTGCAACAACTCTCATCTCCTATAAAAGGAATTGACAGCTTGATAGCTAGTGATGAACATATAGGGTTTCAAGTAGGTTCATTTGCTGAAAATTATATGGTTGAGGAGCTCAGCATTCCAAGATCCAGGCTTAAAGCCCTTGGATCACGAGAAGAGTATGCAAAAGCTCTTGAACTGGGGCCTGACAATGGGGGTGTTGCTGCCATCGTAGATGAGCGTGCCTATGTTGAGCTCTTCTTATCGACAAATTGCAATTTTGCGATTGTTGGTTCAGAATTTACCAAAAGTGGCTGGGGCTTT GTGTTCCCAAGGGACTCTCCATTAGCTGTTGACATGTCAACTGCGATACTTACCTTATCCGAGAATGGAGATCTCCAGAGGATCCATGACAAATGGTTAACAAGGGCTGCTTGCATATCTGAAACTGATGAAATTGACTCTCAAAGGCTTCATCTTAGCAGCTTCTGGGGATTGTTTCTCATATGTGGAACGTCATGCTTCTTGGCTCTCCTCATATACTTGATTTTCGTGTTACGCCAGTATATCAAGCATGCTCCAGTGGACAAACATGACTCTTCCAGCGGCCAAACGCCTCGATCAGGATTCAGCCTTCAGAAGTTCTTCTCGTTTGCTAGCGGCAAGGAAGAAGATGTCAGGAGCCGATCCAAGCAAGGAGAAATGCAGAAGCCAACCATCAATGCCACTGTTGATGTTGAAACTTAA